CTAAAACTAGCCttgaaaaacaaatttacaCCAAGATTTTATTCACAGTTCTTTGATGTGTACATATTTTCTTCCAAGATAAGTTAAGACACGATACAATGAGACAAGTTTAAGAAATAGATAAGAAAAGAAGTAGAGTACAGAATAATATACTTATAATACTAATTATTGCTCCCATGTTTTGAAATGTATGcgataacatttaatttaagcacaagaagaagagggacaataaatcaGAGGGTTTAATACTGTATCTCTTTCCGATGGGTTCCTGCTCACGTGGGAGTGGAAGGCAATGAGaaggcaaatatatatataaacacaaaacataaagtcATTAAAACGATCAGCAACCGACATACAAGTAACATTAAGCAAAGCAGAAATCAAAACTGTCATTAACGAATACAGTCACAAAACATGGCAAGAATACTGGGATTAAAATGACACAAGGAGACACTTGTACAGAATTCAAAAACATGTAGGCACTGGTGAGAGAAGCAGACTGGAGCAAGTCAACGATACTCTTCATAAAATAGGCAAGCAAGTCCCAACTGGACTCTGCgaacactgcaaaaaaacacaaactgtcactcATGTATTGATAGAGTGTAACATATATAATGACCAAAGAAGGGACTTAATATCAGGATTAAAAGACGAATAGCAAAATATTACACTAAGAAAATGTGTTAGGAAAGACATCAAGGAATATACATCATCTTCTAATGAACTAttaaagagaaacaggaaaaaggaaaatagtttcattttagtttagtttctgtTGCCGCCAAGCTACTGCTCCACACTCCGgttcagaaggtggcggtaatgcacctatAAGCTGGGCTGCCAATAAACaccagtagaagaagaagaaggggcgGGGTTTGGTTGGAGGCAAAATCCCTGAGAGGAGctgtctgtcgctctgtctgtgtctgtctgtctgtctgtctgtcgttgTTTGCAGTTAAAACCAAGGAGCTCAACATTAATCTGTTCTTAACTTgtgaaagaacagaaacaaacaggtaAGATAAACGCGAAAGTCTCCTTTAAATCACTAATGGCTGCTTTGATGCCGGGGCGACAGTCAACTAGTTGCTATCTTTCTGTCTGCTAGCATCGCTAGTTAGTTAGCCTAACCATGGTGCATTTACATTGCTAATAAACGTATGTGTTactctttcactttttttgaaCAGTCCAGCactcgttctttttttttttttcaaactcgGTTTCAAACCTTACTGTTTGTAATCATGCTGTTTCACACTTGCTGTTTTAATTACAGCTAACCACCAAAGTCCATTGTAGTTAGCCGCAGCTAGCTAGCCCCTGTCTTACTTGGTGTTTTCCTCCATGTTCTCTCTTTGCTGTCCATCTATCATGTTGACAACTGGTCGCATAATGAAAGTAGCACCTCGGCCCTGCGCCCTACGACCAGCGGCCAAACTGTGGCAACATCTGCTCCGCTCATTTCAGTGTTGACACATCTGTGCGGGGCTGTGATTTATGGACCCCCTGTAAAACAATAATACCAGGCACCTCTGTTTATATGAAGTGATCCTAATGCTGGGAACTCTCAGTCCCCAGAGACTTCAGCccatttgtgcatttgttttgagCTTGTTAGCCCCTCGTGAGAGACCCATTTATTGGTTATGCAGAGATTATGattattgctgttgttgttgttctatatatagtATATCCCTTTTCCAGCTCCATTTTATCTTAACAATATGCTATTCCtaatgtaaaataacaacatCACGAGTGATTATGACTGTTAAAGTTGAATtgcaaaaaaaatctttttatttaaaatgtggtcAAACATAAACAGAAGTTAACCTATACTGTCATGAAGACCTCCAGAAAGTTTGATCTTTGGTTTTTGAGTCATTGCTGAGATACTTACCTAAAGTGGCATCACATCAGTAATTACAGTTAATAACAGCTGTTAGAGATCAGTGGTCAGGCACATGCAAAATACCAATATACGTTGTTCTATATGTTGTTGATGGGCCTATTTATTAAATTGTCTTTGAGACCAGTTTGGGGTACAGAGTGTACATGCTGAGATAGTTACAGTTGTAATGTTATGCAGTGGAAgtaattattgtgtgtgtgtgcagcacatgtCATTCGTCACTGCCACTTTTGGTTTTGAGCAGCAAACATGGATGGAGGCGAAGACCAAAACACAAGCACCACCAATGGAAATCCGACTCAGACAAGTGGGAACTCCCGCGCACCCCAGATAGCCAACATGTCTCTGTATGAGAGACAGGCTGTACAGGTGAGAGTTAGCTAACAATTTATATTTGCAATTTATCATaatgtacaaatgtaaatacCCTTTGGATAAGTCtcaaagttgtgtgtgtgtgtgtgtgtgtgtgtgtgtgtgtgtgtgtgtgtgtgtgtgtgtgtgtgtgtgtgtgtgtgtgtgtgtgtgtgtgtgtgtgtgtgtgtgtgtgtgtgtgtgtgtgtgtgtgtgtgtgtgattttgtgtgtttaggCTCTTCAAGCTCTGCAAAGACAGCCAAATGCAGCTCAATACTTCCAGCAGctcatgctgcagcagcagatcaacaGTGCCCAACTCCATAACTTGGCCGCAGTGCAACAGGTAACTGGCAGTACCAGTAGGAAAATTCAGTTGTGacccaattttatttatttttgatctctttaaattgtaatttctctcttttatccAGGCCACCCTTGCAGCTAGTCGCCAGTCCAACACCCTGAGTAACAGCACGTCCCAAGTACCTACCACTGTAAGCAATATTTACTAATATTTACTTTGGGAATGACACACAGCTAACTTATCAAGTAGTAGTTTTTTTTGGTTACAAATGCAAGTTGTTGTTCCTCCCAGGTCAACCTCAGCACCACATCTGCAGTAGGGACGATGACCAATCCTCGTCCCCACGGCCTGGCAACCTCTGCAACCACTCCAGCTCTCAACCAGTCTGTGTTGCTGGGTGGAAACTCGGCAGGACAGGGACAGATGTATCTTAGGGTGGGTTTTAGGcaacaatcaaaacattttatatatatatatattgctctTGTCAGTGTCACCAGTGCTTTTGATATAATAATTTAgctgtttattctgtttttgaAAAATCTTATTGATTTGGTGTTCCAAATGTATTCCTTGGATTGCTCTAATAGAATGTCATTAGTTTTcaatgtcattaaaaaaattatacacTTCAACACTGATAATCTGTCCTGTTCCTATATAGGTCAACCGCTCTCTCAGGGCTCCCCTTGCTTCTCAGCTCATCTTTATGCCTGGTGGAACAGCTACAGCTACTGTAGCCACAGTGACCCAGACACAGCctcagatgcagcagcagcagcaacagcaacaacaacaacagcatgaAGTTGCTCCTACCACTGCCCAGTCGGACAATGATCAGGTTTGAGTGCCATTAAATAACTGTAATGTCAAGTTTGAGCTATTTAAAAGTTGTATAGTCTTCAgatttgtatattgtttgtttaagAAATATGATTGGTCCAGTCAAATAGTCACAAGACTCTCTTCTCCTGCTTTATTTCTCAAATACTCCTTTATGTCCTAGGTGCAGAACTTGGCCCTACACTGTGCTTCCACTCCCAGAGCAGTTTCTATCAAGTCTGAGCTTCCAGAGAGGAAAGACTGTGCCAGCTTTCCTCTcggtcagcagcagcagactttCTCCCAGAACGCTCAGCAGCAGCAAGTACaaccacaacagcaacaacaaatagTCAAACCCAATTTTACTCAGCAGTCCACTGCCAACACTATGACTGTAAAAACTGGAAACCAGGCCATGACTGTCACCCCTGCTGCTTCTGTAGCTCCCTCCTCCACCAACTCTGCAGCACTCCCTCTCTCACAActcctcttgtcctcctctgctgcccctGTGATCTTGGTACCCACGTCAAATGTTCCTACCTCCACCCAGGGCTACACCATTGGCTCAGTGACCACAAAAgccaacatcaacacacagactcTGGTGGTGCAGCCACTACAACAGGCCTGCGCTACAGCAGACAAAGGGCCTGTGCCTATCCAGCCCAAGACAGCCCAGGGACACCGTTTACCTGTGCAGTTGCCTCCTAGACACCCACCTCCCATTCTACCAGCACCACCTAGCAACAGCCATGCCTCCACTGCAGGACACAACCATCCCCACATCCCTGTGCAGCTTGTGGGAGCCAGGCAGGGCTTAGCCGGAAATGCTCAGGCTGTTGCCCTGGCCAATGCACGAAGCAGCACAGCCCATGACAACACAGCTAGTGGGAATGTTAACACAGTGTCCAACAACAGTGCGATGGTAAGATCAACCATTTGAAAGGACGAACTCGGTGACACTGACACTGTTTTGCTTAGGTGAAGTCTAATAACTGCCG
Above is a genomic segment from Hippoglossus stenolepis isolate QCI-W04-F060 chromosome 8, HSTE1.2, whole genome shotgun sequence containing:
- the phc1 gene encoding polyhomeotic-like protein 1, whose product is MDGGEDQNTSTTNGNPTQTSGNSRAPQIANMSLYERQAVQALQALQRQPNAAQYFQQLMLQQQINSAQLHNLAAVQQATLAASRQSNTLSNSTSQVPTTVNLSTTSAVGTMTNPRPHGLATSATTPALNQSVLLGGNSAGQGQMYLRVNRSLRAPLASQLIFMPGGTATATVATVTQTQPQMQQQQQQQQQQQHEVAPTTAQSDNDQVQNLALHCASTPRAVSIKSELPERKDCASFPLGQQQQTFSQNAQQQQVQPQQQQQIVKPNFTQQSTANTMTVKTGNQAMTVTPAASVAPSSTNSAALPLSQLLLSSSAAPVILVPTSNVPTSTQGYTIGSVTTKANINTQTLVVQPLQQACATADKGPVPIQPKTAQGHRLPVQLPPRHPPPILPAPPSNSHASTAGHNHPHIPVQLVGARQGLAGNAQAVALANARSSTAHDNTASGNVNTVSNNSAMMKPAIGSLKRKSDCDVPNEMATESLDSAPVKDSAPPLSPAPTKDSAPATAAFSSPPTLSLPLPLPRVGHGDKDRAPVPQAVVKPQVLTHLIEGFVIQEGAEPFPVAGLLKDRDFALAGRSENGPPLLKCEYCGNLAPASQFRGSKRFCSNTCAKRYNVSCSQHFKTSRVRSGAGLASPPAPSESMAKRRGPSRRSSSNITCNKMSNRHLAVKCHSESSRSEDVSSDGEEEEEDDSPSLSPTSSHSCSRADHSAPQSDSSAPGSLPLEGAHFLSATPAQWSVEEVCRFISSLQGCEELAAQFLSQEIDGQALLLLREDHLISTMNIKLGPALKICASINSLRE